GTTATATTCTGGGAGGATATTCAACATCAAACATTTCAGGTGACAAAACAGAAAACTCTAATGGGGCAATCGATATTTGGATAGTAAAAATTGACGCCGCCGGAACCATTCAATGGCAAAATACCATAGGGGGAAGCGGCGACGATTTTCTTATTTCTTTAGAACAAACAGCGGACGGTGGATATATTGTGGGTTCGGGTTCCGACTCGAACATCTCGGGCGACAAAACTGAAAATTCAAGAGGCGGTTTAGACTATTGGCTTCTTAAACTAAACGCTTCGGGAGCTATCGTGTGGCAAAAAACATACGGTGGTGCCCAACCTGAATTTGATACCTATATAGTTGAAACTGCAGACGGCGGATATTTTGTTGGTGGATATTCAGACTCCGACGTAAGTGGAGAAAAGACAGATCCAACCAACGGACAGCGTGATTATTGGGCTCTGAAATTAGACAGTACAGGTGCCATTGTGTGGCAAAACGGTATAGGCGGAAACTTGGTAGACAGACCGCAGGCTGCTTTTCAAACTATCGATGGAGGTTATATAATTGGTGGATTTTCAAATTCTGCCGCTTCAGGGGATAAGTCTGAAAACTCTCAGGGAGGAAATGATTATTGGGTCGTAAAATTGGACGCTACCGGCGCAATTGAATGGGAAAACACCATTGGAGGTAATGATAGTGACGTGTTTCGCGATATGATCCAAATAGCCGATGGCAGTTATCTACTGGGTGGCTATTCAAAATCAAATGCTTCAGGAGATAAGACCGAAAATTCTCAAGGAGATTACGACTATTGGATCCTTAAATTGGATACCGGCGGAAACATTGTCTGGCAAAATACCATTGGTGGCAGTGGGATTGATTATCCGCGAGACATTAAACAGCTTAGTGATGGCACTATTATGATTGCAGGTTGGAGCAACAGTAACGTTTCGGGCGATAAAACCGAAGCATCCAACGGCGGATATGATTATTGGTTGGTAAAACTCAACTCAGGAGGTACTCTTATTTCGCAAAATTCGATTGGCGGAAGTAATGACGAATCCGGACCTTACGTAATCGAATTGCCAAGTGGTGATTTTGTTATGGCATGCTCTTCAGATTCTAATGTTTCCGGCGATAAAGGAGATGCCAGTGAAGGAATGGACGACTATTGGGTGTTTGAAACTACACCTGCTATTCTCGGGGTAACCGATAATACATTAAATACTTCCATAACCGCATATCCCAATCCAACGAGTGGAAGTTTTAGCATCAATCTGGGAGAAAGTTTTACCGAAATAAATGTAATTATAGCAAATATGTTAGGGCAAACTATAGTAACAAGACAATTTAAAAATACCCAAAGTATTCAGCTGGAATTGCCAAATGCACCGGGGATGTATTTGGTAACAATCCAAGACTCACAAGGAAAATCTGCAACCATAAAAATGCTGAAAAATTAATTAGAGGAATTGTACAACTAACTAACCACTAATTAATGACAAAAGTTTCGCCATCGTCCGGTAATTCCGGCTGGTGGCCGAAACTTTTAATTTTTTTTCAAAAAAATTGTTGCTTAGTTTCGTATTTCCCGCCCCTATTTCAGTGTACAAATAGACACATTGAGGTGTAATAATAAATTCTTCTTTCGGAAAATAAAGCGATGATGTTGCATCTATATCTTCTTTTAATGGAGGTTGAGCAAGCAGAACGAAATAACTCTTTTCCATTTTCTCCATCGGAAAAGGACAATGCGCGAGAATAGCTTCAATTTCTGAAACAGTTAGTACCAATACAGGAACTTCCCAACCATAAGCCTTTTTAATTGCTTCGGAAATTATATCGGCCAAATTCACCTTTTTTTCAGAAGTAAATACCACGTTCCCACTTTGAATATACGTCTGCACCTTTTCGAAACCCAACGCTTCAAACAGGGCTTTTAGATCGGTCATAAGGATTTTCTTATGTCCGCTAACATTAATTCCTCTTAGTAATGCGATGTATTTTTTCATATAAGACTTCCCTCCTAACAAGGAGGGATTGAGGGAGGTGTTGAATTATTTGCTTCAAAAATTAAAATATAATCTTCTATTGCTCTTAAAATAGTATCAATGTCATTCATTATTTGAAAATCTGAAAATCTAAGCACGTGTATCCCTAAATCGTTTAATTTTCGTGTTTTTACAATATCCTTTTCATAAACCTCAACAATTTCATGTGAATAGCCATCACATTCGATAGCCAGTTGTAATTTATTGCAAAAGAAGTCATCAATGTATTGGTCAATGGGCTTCTGTCTGTGAAAATCATAACCATACCTTTTATCCCCTTTCAAATAATACCATAGTCTTATTTCAGACTTGGTCGCATTATTCCTCAGCTGTCTGGCTAATTCTTTCAATTTTGGATTGTAGTATATTTTCACCACCTAATTTTTTACACACCCCTTACTCCTCTCTTTTTAAAGGGGAAGATATGGCCTTTGCCACCAAATACCCTCCTGTCCAGGCATTCTGAAAATTAAATCCGCCGGTAATGGCATCAATATTTAAAACTTCTCCTGCAAAATAGAGGTTTTTATGAAGTTTACTTTCGAAGGTTTTAAAATTTACCTCTTTTAAATCTATCCCTCCGGCCGTCACAAATTCTTCCTTAAAGGTACTTTTACCGTTTACTTGAAAGGTTGCTTCCGTTAGCTGCTTTGACAACGTCACCAATTGTTCTTTGGTCAGTTCGGCCCAGGTACAGGCGTCATCAATGCCGGATGCCAAGGCGAGGCTTTGCCATAATCTTTTCGGCAACTGAAACTGAGCGTATTTTACCACCGATTTCTTATTCAGTTCCGTTCTTAATTCACGTAACGTTTCCAAGGCTTCTTCAGCTAAAACATCGATAAGCCAATTTACTTTTATGGCAAAATGATAGTTTGTTGGATGCAATAGTCTCGCGCCCCATGCCGACAATTTTAAGATGGCCGGACCGCTCATTCCCCAATGGGTAATTAAAAGGGGACCTTCGCTTTGCAGTATGCTTTTGTTATTTGAATCCAAAACTTCCACAGATGCCCCTGTTGCCACTCCCGGCAAATCTTTAATACGATTATCTTCAATATTGAAGGTAAATAAGCTGGGTACCGGAGCTTCAATAGTATGTCCTAAATTTTCAAGAAGCTTCCAGATTTTCGGATTACTTCCTGAAGCGATTACCAATTTTTCTGAAAAAAATACTTCCTCCTTGATAATTACCTTCCATAGATTGTCCTGCTTCTCTATATACTTGACAGGGTGATTCTTTAAAACTGAAATCCCCAAACGCCGGGTTTCGGCAACAAAACAATCGATAATGGTTTGGGAAGAATCGCTTACGGGAAACATCCTGCCATCTTCTTCAATTTTAAGTTCGATACCCCGCCTGGAAAACCAGTCGATGGTATCCCCCGTCATAAAACTGTGAAAGGGACCTAATAATTCCTTCTCGCCTCGTGGGTAATTTTGGGAGAGTTCTTTCGGAGAAAATTCGGCATGCGTGACATTGCATCGCCCGCCACCGGAGACTTTTACCTTGGTGAGGACTTCGCCTCCTCTTTCTAAAATAGCTATACTGAGATTAGGATTATTTTCGGCCACATTTATGGCTGCAAAAAAACCTGCAGCTCCGCCTCCAATAATTATTATGTCGTAATGGGTTTGCACGATTCAAAATTAGGAATAATTCCCTCGGAATTCTGTACATTTAGATAATGATCGCACTTTATATTCTTAGCTTTATTTTTATTATCTCCCCTTTTTTCCCGGCGACAGGGAATCCGCATTGGTTTTTTAGAACTCCCGATTTTATAAGACTACAATCTATTTTTGTTGAAATTGTGCTTCTGGTACTTCTTATACTATTCGAAGATAAGTTCACAATTCTATCTTGGAGTATCACAACAGCTTTGGTTGTTGTTATCATCTACCAAATGGTAAAAGTATTTCCGTATAGTCACTTCTATCCGAGGAAAAAACCAAATTACCCAAGTAAAGGATGTATTTCTATTTTAGCTGCCAATGTGTTACAAACCAACACCAATTACAAACAGTTTGAAAGCCTAATAGAGCAGTACAATGCAGATATTGTAATCACAATGGAATCTAATAAAGATTGGGAATTGGGGCTTGAACAAATTGAAAGCAAGTATCCCTATTCGGTAAAAATTCCGAAGGAAAATTTCTACGGAATGCATTTGTATTCCAAAAGTAAACCGAAAAATGTTACCATAAACTACCTGGTAGACGAAGAAACCCCTTCCATTTTTTTGGAGTATCCTGTTTCCGAAACTCGAAACATCTTTATTGCTATTCTGCATCCCGCACCACCCAGTCCAACCGAAAATGAAACTTCTATCGATCGAGATGCCGAACTGATGCTGATAGGAAAAGAAATTGAAAAAAAAGACATGCCTGTGGTTGTTTGTGGCGATATGAACGATGTCGTTTGGTCAAGGACCACAAGACTCTTTAAAAAAATGACATCGATGGTGGATCCGCGCGTGGGACGAGGGTTTTTCTCTACCTATCACGCCGGTTATTTCTTTATGCGCTTCCCACTGGATCATTTATTTCACACCAAGGATCTTTTTGTAAAAAAAATGGTCCGTACCCCAAATTTTGGAAGTGATCATTTTGGAATGTATTACGAAATTCACTTAAAAAAAAATGACTCTACACCATCAACTTCTCAATTAAACGGAGACGAAAAAGAGGAAGTATCTGAAATAATCGACAAGGCATCCGACTGAATTTTTTTGTGAGATTATTTCTACAAATACGTGTTAAATATTTATGTAACTTTCTGACACCTAATCAATAAAACTTTAATTATGTTTTCAAAAGCTAATATTATTAGCACCTTGGTCCTCACTATTTGGGCCTTTGGTGGAGGATATCTGCTGTGGGGTATTCTGGGAGAAAGTTTATTTGCAGACCACATGTTAACTGAAGGTTTAATGAAAGAAATGCCGGACATGGCCTATATTTTTGTGGGCTGTCTTATTCAGGCCTTTGGATTTTCAACCATTTACGGCAAATACGGAGCGACTGCTTACGGTGCCGCAAGTGGCTTTGCGCTGGGGTTTTGGTTCTCAGTAATTGTTGGTCTTGGTGAAGGTCTTATCGACTTTGCCACCGCAAATATTCTGGATTTACAAGGCATACTTATAAATTTTGTGTTATTTGTTATTTTCTTCGGAATAATGGGTCTGTTAGCAGGGCTTATTTATAAAAAAACAACAGCTTAATTAATTGAGATTTAGATTTGATTAATATTGATGAAAGCTTCGGTGTAAACCGGAGCTTTTTGATTTATGACATTTCTAGACAATATTTGAAGAGATCACTTCAAAGACTATAAAATAGAGAATCTTCTTGTTTCCAAGAAGCTTTCTACCTGTGCGGGCCCTTCGTCTGTGCTCAGGACAGACTAAAGTGACTCGAAATAATGGGTACAAAAAAAGCTTCTCGTTTCCAAGAAGCTCTCTACCTGTGCGGGCCCTTCGTCTCTGCTCAGGACAGGCTAAAGAGACTCGAAATAATGGGTACAAAAAAAGCTTCTCGTTTCCAAGAAGCTTTCTACCTGTGCGGGCCCTTCGTCTCTGCTCAGGACAGGCTAAAGAGACTCGAAATAATGGGTACAAAAAAAGCTTCTCGTTTCCAAGAAGCTTTCTACCTGTGCGGGCGGGGAGACTCGAACTCCCACACCTTGCGGCACCAGATCCTAAGTCTGGCATGTCTACCAATTCCATCACGCCCGCTAAAGGACTGCAAATATAATTAATCCTTCCGAATCCAAAAGAACTTACTTTATTTTTTTACTATATCACTAATTTCTTGTAAACTACTACTCATTCAACTGAATCCCACTAACAAATCAGGCCATTTGTCCACTCTGTTTTACTGCAATTTTAGTACTTTTAAGCAAAAATTCAGATTCCGCTATGAAAAGTGCCAAACCGTATATTGAAGAAAACAAAGATCGTTTTTTAAACGAACTTATCGAACTACTCAAAATTCCTTCCATTAGCGCCGATTCGGCCTACAAAAAAGACGTTGTCAAAACTGCCGAAGCCGTTCGGGACAGCTTGAAAAAAGCAGGATGTGAGAAAGTAGAAATTTGTGAAACCCCCGGCTATCCTATCGTCTATGGCGAAAAGCTAATCGACCCCAAATTACCCACCATTCTCGTATACGGTCATTACGACGTTCAACCTCCCGATCCTTTGGATCTGTGGGAGAGTCCGCCGTTCGAACCTGTCATAAAAAAAACAGCATTACATCCTGAAGGAGCTATTTTCGCACGCGGAAGTTGCGACGATAAAGGGCAAATGTACATGCATGTAAAGGCTTTGGAATATATGACCAAAACCAATCAGCTGCCCTGTAACGTGAAGTTTATGATCGAAGGCGAAGAAGAGGTTGGCAGTGAGAGTTTGGGCTGGTTTGTGGAACGCAATCGTGAAAAACTCGCCAACGACGTGATCTTGATTAGCGATACCGGAATGATTGCCAATGATGTGCCTTCCATCACTACGGGATTACGCGGACTCAGTTATGTGGAGGTCGAAGTTATTGCTGCCAACCGCGATTTACACAGCGGATTGTACGGTGGTGCCGTGGCAAATCCCATCAATATATTAACAAAAATGATTGCATCCCTGCACGACGAAAACAATCATATTACCATTCCCGGGTTTTACGATGCAGTAGAAGAATTGTCTTTAAAGGAAAGAGCCAAAATGGCCGAAGCGCCTTTCAGTAAAGAGGCTTATATGAAAGCTTTGGATATCGACGAGGTCTATGGAGAGGCCGGTTATACTACCAACGAACGCAATTCCATTCGCCCTACCCTCGACGTAAACGGAATCTGGGGTGGATACATAGGCGAGGGTGCCAAAACCGTCATTGCGAGCAAGGCCTTTGCAAAAATCAGTATGCGTCTGGTTCCCAATCAGGATTGGAAAAAGATCACCGAACTCTTTGCAGCACATTTTGAAAGTCTGGCGCCACGCGGTGTTCGCGTTAAGGTGAAGCCGCATCACGGCGGACAAGCATACGTGACGCCCATAGATAGTATTGGGTATCGTGCCGCCGAAAAGGCCTACGAAAATACCTTCGGAAAAGTGCCCATTCCACAGCGTAGCGGTGGAAGCATTCCCATTGTCTCTCTGTTTGAAAAGGAATTGAAAAGTAAAACCATCCTTATGGGCTTTGGTCTCGACAGTGACGCCATTCACTCGCCCAACGAGCATTTCGGGATCTGGAACTATTTAAAAGGCATAGAAACCATTCCGCAGTTCTATCACTATTTTACCGAAGAATTTAAAAAATAATTGGGGTGTTCCCCTCTGTAACTACCTTCAATAGTTACAGAGGGGCGCGCTTTCCGTTGTATCCGCCAAAAAAGTGGCGGGATGCCACTGCAATCGCTAACACGGGATTAGGATTTAAATTGCGTTGAGTAAATAAATGTCCCCTCGAGCGCCCGCCTGAACGGAACGGGCATGGCAGTCGAAAGGTCATTAGTTCTCGACTTTAAGTTTATCCTGAGCGTCAGCCCAACAGAGTCATTCTAGCGGGAAGTCGAAGGACTCGAACAGACATCCCTACAATTTCTTTACAAAGTCTGTAATGATCACAATCTGTTGTCCGTCAACCCGACCTTCAATATATTTTTCGTTTTCGTGATCCAAAGAGATACGTCGCACCGCTGTTCCCTGCTTGGCAACCATACTGGAGCCTTTCACTTTTAAATCTTTTATAAGCACCACATTATCTCCGGCCTGTAAAACTACTCCGTTGGAATCTCTGTGAACAAGTGCGTTGCTCTTATCTGCTCCGTCACCATCAGCCTTCGCCCATTCCTTTACATCTTCCTCCATATACATCATATCGAGCAAATCCTGCGGCCAACCCTCAGCTTTCAGACGTTGTAACATACGCCATGCCGTTACCTGTACTGCCGGAACCGTACTCCACATGCTGTCATTCAAACAACGCCAGTGGTTGGGATCTCTTTTTTCAGGATCCTCAATTTGTTCCAAACAAATTTTACATACTAAAATACCTGCCTCTTCTCCCGATTTTGGAGAGGCGGGAACTTCATAAACGCTCAGGTTTTCAGCACTACTGCACAATTCGCATTTGGAATCACTGCGCTGTTTCAAACTTCTTTCGATGCTCATAACGTTACATTTTGTCGCAAAGGTAAATGAATGGGCCAAATACCAAAGTCTTTTCAAAATTTCTGAAATTATTTCACCTCTACAGTTGTAGAATTAAATATTTTGTTCTATGTTTGTAGAGCAATTAAATAAAGTACCATGAAATTATCCAAATCGGAAGAAGAATTAATGAACCATCTATGGAAGCTTCAAAAAGCCATGATGAAAGATCTTATTGACGCCTACCCCGATCCAAAACCGGCTACTACAACCATCGCGACACTTTTAAAGCGTATGCAGGATAAAAATTTTGTGGATTACACCCAGGAAGGTCGTTCCCGCGAATATTTTCCATTGGTAAAAAAGAAGGACTACTTTTCGAAGCACGTAAACGGCCTCATTAAAAACTTTTTTAACGACAGTGCCTCACAATTTGCATCCTTCTTTACCCAAGAGACCAACTTATCCAAAGAAGAACTGGAAAAACTGAAAGCAATCATCGATTCCGAAATTAAAAAGAAGTAATATGGAACTGTATATCTTAAAATCTGCTGCCTGTCTGGCCCTCTTCTTTTTCTTTTACAAAGGAGTCTTCGAAAATACTTCCATGCACTACTTTAAGCGCTTTTACCTACTTGGTGCCTTAGTCGCGTCTTTTGTCATTCCGTTTATAACTTTTACTACATACACTCCTGTTTCAGAACTATCCAATCCCGCGGTTTTGGTAACTGCTTCAGAAGGAACCGAAACTGAAGCATTCTCTTTACTCGTCTATCTCCCGACTATATTATGGTCTCTATACGGTCTCGGAGTGCTATTCTTCAGTATTCGTTTTATTCGAAATATCCGCAGCCTATTCCTTAAAATTAGTCGCAACCAAAAGCTGAAACTACAACATATCATTCATGTTTTATTGGGTGATTCGGTGACCCCGCATACCTTTTTCAATTATATTTTTCTAAACAAAGAACGCTTTGAAGCCCGTGAAATTCCGCAGGAAGTATTACTCCACGAACAAACCCACGCCTTACAAAAACACAGCATCGACATTTTAATTATTGAACTCATTCAAATTGCATTCTGGTTTAACCCAATTGTATATGCAATGAAACATTCCATAAAACTGAATCACGAGTTTCTGGCCGATACCGCTGTAATAAGTAAAGGTGTCGAACAAAGCACCTATCAAAATATTATTCTGGCTTTCTCATCAAATGTCCCTGAAAACAATCTGGCAAATGCCATTCATTATTCATTCATCAAAAAACGATTTACAGTTATGAAAACACACACATCAAAAAAAACGGCATGGCTGCGAAGCTTGCTGCTTCTGCCTCTATTGGCCTTTGTACTATTTAGTTTCAGCTCGAGAGAAACCATTTCCACAGCACCTCCTGCTTCAGAAAAAGTTTCAGCATCGCTTCAAAAAGAAGCCACCGCCAAAGAATTGGCAGAATATAATGCGCTGGCCAGAAAGTACAATGCACAACCCAAAGACAAAAGAATAATCCTGAAAAAAGATCTCCAACGTCTGGAAACCATTTACCGTAAAATGTCCGACGCTCAAAAAGCAAAAGCCGAGCCCTTTCCGGAATGTATTCCGCCACCTCCTCCACCGGCTCCCGATGCTCCTAAAGTGATAAAGGGTGAAAAGAGTACCGTTCCACCACCTCCACCACCGCCTCCTTTACCCGATAATGTTGCACCCGGAGGTGATAAAATGTTGCCTCCACCGCCACCTATTTCCGAAAATGCATTAGATCATATTGTTACTATGGCCAAGGAAAATGCCATATTTTACTATGAAAATGAAAAAATTTCATCCGATAAAGCCATTGCGTTAATCAAAGAAAACCCTGAATTGATCATTCAAACAAGAATGTACAAATCGAAGCCTCACGTGGTAAATATTTCCACAAAAGGCATTACTATTGACGATTAATCATTGTAAAATCTATGAAAAAGTGAAGCCTCGAAAATTCGGGGCTTTTTTTATGTAACATTCTAACACTATTTGCGTTATATAATCTCATCAATCAATAAATTCCTAACTATGCTACAACGCTTTTTTATCTTCTGCTCCGGCGCCGATACCGACATTCTAGAGGATTGCTCGGCAGGTGAACAGACCAAATACGCCGGAATTGGCGCGACCGTTTTTTTCACCGCAGTAATGGCAACCATCGCCTCTGCATACGCGCTATACACCGTTTTTGACCATTATTTTACCGCGATTGTCTTCGGATTTATTTGGGGGCTACTCATCTTTAATCTGGATCGCTTTATTGTTTCCACCATTAAAAAAAGAGACAATTTCTTCGACGAATTATTACAAGCCACGCCCCGAATCGCTTTGGCAATTATCATTGCCATTGTAATCGCAAAACCGCTGGAACTGAAGATCTTTGAAAAAGAAATCAATCAAGTATTGCTGGAAGAAAAAAACGATATGACTTTGGCGAACAAAGATCAGTTGGCATTACAGTACACCCCTTCCATTACCACCTTGAATACCGAAATTGAAACACTTAAAAAAGAGGTCGTAGACAAAGAAGCCGAAGTAAATGCGTTGTACGAAACCTATATCGCAGAAGCAGAAGGTCGCAAAGGCACCGAGTTAATTGGGAAGGGACCCGTTTACAAGGAAAAACGTGACAAACACGATGCCGAACTGGCCGCTTTGCAAGCATTGCGAACAACAAATGCCGAAAAAATTGCCGCTATTGAAGCACAAATCGGGACCCTTGCCACCGAATACCAAACAAAAGTGGCCTCTACCCAACCGGTAATTGATGGTTTCGACGGATTAATGGCGCGGGTAAATGCACTGGATAAATTACCATGGCTTCCGTCTCTATTTATCTTTTTACTGTTTTTAGCCATTGAAACATCTCCCATTATCGCAAAGTTACTCTCTCCCAAAGGCGCATACGACCTAAAACTGGACGAGCAGGAAAGTGCCGTAAAATCTTGGGTTACCCAACAAAAAGGACAACGGGATGTCCTGGTTACAACAGATCGTGACGTTAACAATCGCGTGTATGCCGACATAGCAGAAGAGCAGGAATTGTACGATTACAAACGCAAAAAAGCACGCGAACTCATGCAATTGCAAGCCGATGCCTTTTATAAAAAACAAAAAAGCGTTCTGTAATTTTTAAGTCGTGAAATATTTACAATCTACCCTCTCTTTTTCGGAGAGGGTTTTTTTATTTTCTAAGAAGTTTTGGCTTCGGGCTTCAAACTTTTTTGCCTAATATTGTTACGCTAAGGACACTTATATGACACCCACAATAAGCCTGAATGAAGCTTCGGAAATAGCGCAATCACTTTATACTATTTCGGGGGAAGTAACCGCACTTCCGGGCGAAATCGATTTCAATTTCAGAATAAAAACTGAAACTTCTGAAAGCTATATCCTGAAAATTTCTCGTCCTAATGAAAATGATAACTATTTAGAATTTCAGCAACAGGTTTTACAGCATCTTGAGCTGAAGAATTCACAGAACAACAGTCCAAGAATCATTCAAAACAAGGAAGGGAATCTAAT
This genomic stretch from Ulvibacter sp. MAR_2010_11 harbors:
- a CDS encoding alkylphosphonate utilization protein codes for the protein MSIERSLKQRSDSKCELCSSAENLSVYEVPASPKSGEEAGILVCKICLEQIEDPEKRDPNHWRCLNDSMWSTVPAVQVTAWRMLQRLKAEGWPQDLLDMMYMEEDVKEWAKADGDGADKSNALVHRDSNGVVLQAGDNVVLIKDLKVKGSSMVAKQGTAVRRISLDHENEKYIEGRVDGQQIVIITDFVKKL
- a CDS encoding DUF1697 domain-containing protein, whose amino-acid sequence is MKKYIALLRGINVSGHKKILMTDLKALFEALGFEKVQTYIQSGNVVFTSEKKVNLADIISEAIKKAYGWEVPVLVLTVSEIEAILAHCPFPMEKMEKSYFVLLAQPPLKEDIDATSSLYFPKEEFIITPQCVYLYTEIGAGNTKLSNNFFEKKLKVSATSRNYRTMAKLLSLISG
- a CDS encoding dipeptidase, whose product is MKSAKPYIEENKDRFLNELIELLKIPSISADSAYKKDVVKTAEAVRDSLKKAGCEKVEICETPGYPIVYGEKLIDPKLPTILVYGHYDVQPPDPLDLWESPPFEPVIKKTALHPEGAIFARGSCDDKGQMYMHVKALEYMTKTNQLPCNVKFMIEGEEEVGSESLGWFVERNREKLANDVILISDTGMIANDVPSITTGLRGLSYVEVEVIAANRDLHSGLYGGAVANPINILTKMIASLHDENNHITIPGFYDAVEELSLKERAKMAEAPFSKEAYMKALDIDEVYGEAGYTTNERNSIRPTLDVNGIWGGYIGEGAKTVIASKAFAKISMRLVPNQDWKKITELFAAHFESLAPRGVRVKVKPHHGGQAYVTPIDSIGYRAAEKAYENTFGKVPIPQRSGGSIPIVSLFEKELKSKTILMGFGLDSDAIHSPNEHFGIWNYLKGIETIPQFYHYFTEEFKK
- a CDS encoding DUF4407 domain-containing protein translates to MLQRFFIFCSGADTDILEDCSAGEQTKYAGIGATVFFTAVMATIASAYALYTVFDHYFTAIVFGFIWGLLIFNLDRFIVSTIKKRDNFFDELLQATPRIALAIIIAIVIAKPLELKIFEKEINQVLLEEKNDMTLANKDQLALQYTPSITTLNTEIETLKKEVVDKEAEVNALYETYIAEAEGRKGTELIGKGPVYKEKRDKHDAELAALQALRTTNAEKIAAIEAQIGTLATEYQTKVASTQPVIDGFDGLMARVNALDKLPWLPSLFIFLLFLAIETSPIIAKLLSPKGAYDLKLDEQESAVKSWVTQQKGQRDVLVTTDRDVNNRVYADIAEEQELYDYKRKKARELMQLQADAFYKKQKSVL
- a CDS encoding NAD(P)/FAD-dependent oxidoreductase produces the protein MQTHYDIIIIGGGAAGFFAAINVAENNPNLSIAILERGGEVLTKVKVSGGGRCNVTHAEFSPKELSQNYPRGEKELLGPFHSFMTGDTIDWFSRRGIELKIEEDGRMFPVSDSSQTIIDCFVAETRRLGISVLKNHPVKYIEKQDNLWKVIIKEEVFFSEKLVIASGSNPKIWKLLENLGHTIEAPVPSLFTFNIEDNRIKDLPGVATGASVEVLDSNNKSILQSEGPLLITHWGMSGPAILKLSAWGARLLHPTNYHFAIKVNWLIDVLAEEALETLRELRTELNKKSVVKYAQFQLPKRLWQSLALASGIDDACTWAELTKEQLVTLSKQLTEATFQVNGKSTFKEEFVTAGGIDLKEVNFKTFESKLHKNLYFAGEVLNIDAITGGFNFQNAWTGGYLVAKAISSPLKREE
- a CDS encoding BlaI/MecI/CopY family transcriptional regulator, whose protein sequence is MKLSKSEEELMNHLWKLQKAMMKDLIDAYPDPKPATTTIATLLKRMQDKNFVDYTQEGRSREYFPLVKKKDYFSKHVNGLIKNFFNDSASQFASFFTQETNLSKEELEKLKAIIDSEIKKK
- a CDS encoding endonuclease domain-containing protein, which translates into the protein MVKIYYNPKLKELARQLRNNATKSEIRLWYYLKGDKRYGYDFHRQKPIDQYIDDFFCNKLQLAIECDGYSHEIVEVYEKDIVKTRKLNDLGIHVLRFSDFQIMNDIDTILRAIEDYILIFEANNSTPPSIPPC
- a CDS encoding T9SS type A sorting domain-containing protein encodes the protein MKTKITLLIFLIGILQAFSQDPAIVWQNTIGGSDGDFLTAFEPTADGGYILGGYSTSNISGDKTENSNGAIDIWIVKIDAAGTIQWQNTIGGSGDDFLISLEQTADGGYIVGSGSDSNISGDKTENSRGGLDYWLLKLNASGAIVWQKTYGGAQPEFDTYIVETADGGYFVGGYSDSDVSGEKTDPTNGQRDYWALKLDSTGAIVWQNGIGGNLVDRPQAAFQTIDGGYIIGGFSNSAASGDKSENSQGGNDYWVVKLDATGAIEWENTIGGNDSDVFRDMIQIADGSYLLGGYSKSNASGDKTENSQGDYDYWILKLDTGGNIVWQNTIGGSGIDYPRDIKQLSDGTIMIAGWSNSNVSGDKTEASNGGYDYWLVKLNSGGTLISQNSIGGSNDESGPYVIELPSGDFVMACSSDSNVSGDKGDASEGMDDYWVFETTPAILGVTDNTLNTSITAYPNPTSGSFSINLGESFTEINVIIANMLGQTIVTRQFKNTQSIQLELPNAPGMYLVTIQDSQGKSATIKMLKN
- a CDS encoding endonuclease/exonuclease/phosphatase family protein; its protein translation is MIALYILSFIFIISPFFPATGNPHWFFRTPDFIRLQSIFVEIVLLVLLILFEDKFTILSWSITTALVVVIIYQMVKVFPYSHFYPRKKPNYPSKGCISILAANVLQTNTNYKQFESLIEQYNADIVITMESNKDWELGLEQIESKYPYSVKIPKENFYGMHLYSKSKPKNVTINYLVDEETPSIFLEYPVSETRNIFIAILHPAPPSPTENETSIDRDAELMLIGKEIEKKDMPVVVCGDMNDVVWSRTTRLFKKMTSMVDPRVGRGFFSTYHAGYFFMRFPLDHLFHTKDLFVKKMVRTPNFGSDHFGMYYEIHLKKNDSTPSTSQLNGDEKEEVSEIIDKASD
- a CDS encoding M56 family metallopeptidase, which gives rise to MELYILKSAACLALFFFFYKGVFENTSMHYFKRFYLLGALVASFVIPFITFTTYTPVSELSNPAVLVTASEGTETEAFSLLVYLPTILWSLYGLGVLFFSIRFIRNIRSLFLKISRNQKLKLQHIIHVLLGDSVTPHTFFNYIFLNKERFEAREIPQEVLLHEQTHALQKHSIDILIIELIQIAFWFNPIVYAMKHSIKLNHEFLADTAVISKGVEQSTYQNIILAFSSNVPENNLANAIHYSFIKKRFTVMKTHTSKKTAWLRSLLLLPLLAFVLFSFSSRETISTAPPASEKVSASLQKEATAKELAEYNALARKYNAQPKDKRIILKKDLQRLETIYRKMSDAQKAKAEPFPECIPPPPPPAPDAPKVIKGEKSTVPPPPPPPPLPDNVAPGGDKMLPPPPPISENALDHIVTMAKENAIFYYENEKISSDKAIALIKENPELIIQTRMYKSKPHVVNISTKGITIDD